The genomic window TTAATAGTGATGGAATGACAGTTACAACCGAAGGAAAAGAAATTTTAGAAAAACTAAAAGAATTTGTTCATGAATTAAAAGGGTTATCTGAAATGGAAGAATTCATGAGAAAAAATTTAAACTTAAAAGATGTTATTGTTGTTCCAGGAAATGTTGACGAAAACGAATTAGTTTTAGATGAGATTGGTAAAAGCGCAGCCAATTATTTAAAGGAATTACTAAAAGATAGAATGACAATAGCATTAACTGGTGGTACGTCTGTTAAAAAACTAGTGGATAATATGTCTAAGATAAATGATTATAGACATTTACTAGTTGTACCAGCAAGAGGTGGGCTTGGAAGAAAGGTTGAAGTACAAGCAAATACTTTAGTAGCAAAGCTTGCGGAAAAATTATCAGCAGATTATAGAATGCTTCAGCTATTAGAAAATGTTGATTATGCTGAGATATTTGCTATACTAAATGAAGAAAGTATAAAGGAAGTACAAGAAAACATAAATAATGCAAATATTCTTATCTATGGTATAGGTAAAGCAGATGAGATGGCAGCAAGAAGAGGTTTTCAACAATCAAAAATAGATAAATTAAAGCAGGCTGGAGCTGTTGGAGAAGCTTTTGGATGTTATTTTGATAAACAAGGAAATATAATATTTTCAACTTCTACAGCGGGTATAAAAAGTGAAAATACTAAAAAGATAGAGTATAGAATTTCAATTGCTGGAGGTAAAAGCAAAGCAGAAGCAATTATAAGTGTTCAAAGATATAATCCTCAAAATATCTTAATAACAGATGAAGGTGCAGCAAAAGAAATTATAAATATCATTAAAAATGAGAATAATGATAAAGGCAATGATTAAATAAGATATATAAATTTAATATATAAATAAAAAATATATATAAATATTAGGAGGTAATTTGAAATGAAAAAAGTTGCAATTAATGGATTTGGAAGAATCGGAAGATTAGCATTGAGATTAATGATTGACAACCCAGAATTTGAGGTGGTTGCAATAAACGATCTAACAGATGCTAAAACTTTGGCACACTTATTCAAATATGACTCAGCTCAAGGTAGATTTAATGGTCAAATAGAAGTTAAAGATGGAGCTTTCGTAGTTAATGGAAAAGAAATAAAAGTTACTGCAGAAGCTAAACCAGAAAATTTACCATGGGGAGAACTAGGAGTAGATATAGTTTTAGAATGTACTGGTTTCTTTACTTCAAAAGAAAAAGCTTCAGCTCATGTAAAAGCTGGTGCTAAGAAAGTTGTTATATCAGCTCCAGCTGGTAATGACCTTCCAACTGTAGTTTACAATGTAAACCATGATATATTAAAAGGAGAAGAAACAGTTATATCAGGTGCATCATGCACAACTAACTGCTTAGCTCCAATGACTAAAGTTTTAAATGATAGCTTTGGATTAACTAAAGGATTTATGACTACAATCCATGCTTATACAAATGACCAAAATACTTTAGATGCTCCACATAAAAAAGGTGACTTAAGAAGAGCAAGAGCTGCAGCTGCAAGTATCATTCCAAACTCAACAGGAGCTGCTAAAGCTATTGGATTAGTTATTCCAGAATTAGCTGGTAAATTAGATGGAAACGCTCAAAGAGTTCCAGTTATAACTGGTTCAATTACTGAATTAGTATGTACTTTAGGTAAAAAAGTTACTGTTGAAGAAATTAATGCTGCTATGAAAGCTGCTGCTAATGAATCATTTGGATATACTGAAGATCCAATAGTATCTTCAGATGTTATCGGAATGAATTTCGGATCATTATTTGATGGAACTCAAACTAAGATTATGGAAGTTAATGGAGAACAATTAGTTAAGGTTGCTTCATGGTATGACAATGAAATGTCATATACTTCACAATTAATAAGAACTTTAAACTATTTTGCAAACCTTACAAAATAATTTAATATATTAATTGAACATACTAGGTTAGTTAAATAGATTAACTTATGTAAACATAGAATAAAAACATCTATCTTGTTGGTTATACAAGATAGATGTTTTTTTATTCATATTAATAGCAGTTGTCAAATAAAATGAATTAATAAGTAATTTTTAGATTGAGGTGAAAATTATTTAAGCAAATTCATTTTATTAAAAATAAAAAATAACTTAATATGTTAGAAATATAGAATATGGATATTTTTTATTTAGATCTTAAAAAATGGAAAAATTAACTTGATTTTTCCATATAATTATCGTATATTAGAGATAAGATTTAATTGAAAATTAATAATATATTGACTATTAATTTTATTAAATCTATTATCTTAAGTCTTAAAGTTTTCGGTAAGCGGTTACATATTGTAAACATTTACCGCGTCAAATTAAGTTTATAATTAGGAGGGGAATAACAATGAAAAAAAGAAGACTAGTTGCTATTTTAGCGACAGTAGCTGTGGTTGCATCTTTGTTTGCAGGCTGCGGTGGTAAACCTGAGAATAAGGATAATAAGGCAGCACAAGAACAAAAGAAAGATGAAACTAAAAAATCAGACATAAAAATAGGTCTTTCAACTGATGAAGGTGGATTAAATGATAAATCATTTAATCAAGCAGCAGATATGGGAATTAAAAAAGCAGAGAAAGAATTTGGGTTTGAATATAAAGCTTTAGAATCAACTAAAAAAGAAAACTTTGTTCCACATCTTCAAACATTATCAACAGGTGCTAACTCTAATTTAACATTTGCTATTGGATATCAAATGGCTGAAGCTTTGGCAGAAGTAGCTAAATCAGCACAAGACAAGAACTTTGCTATTGTTGATTTTGCACCAGATAAACCTGAGGATGTGTTGAAGAATGTTCAGTATTTACGTTTTAATGATCATGAAGGATCATTCTTAGTAGGAGTTATAGCAGCAAAAACTTCAAAAACTGGTAAAATAGGATTTATAGGTGGAAAGCAAAGTCCGTTAATTGGAAAATTTGAAGCTGGATATATAGCAGGAGCTAGAGCTATAAATCCAAATATAAAAGTGGATGTTAGATATGCTGATAGCTTTAGTGATTCAAACAAAGGATATGAACTTGCAAAAGCTGAATATGGATCAGGATGTGATATAGTTTACCATGCAGCAGGTGGTGTTGGATTAGGATTGTTTAAGGCAACTAAAGAAATAAAAGATAGTGGAAAGCAAGTTTGGGCTATAGGTGTTGACCAAGACCAAGTATTAACAGTTACAGATGCAAATAAAAAACCTATGTATGCTGATATAATACTTACAAGTATGATAAAGAGAGTTGATACTGCAACTTATGAAGCAGTAAAAGAAGTTGTTGAAGGAAAATTCCAAGGCGGAAAAATTAGAACATTTAGTCTTAAAGAAAACGGTGTTGGTATAGCTCCAACTTCAAGAGGACAAATACCAGATGACGTAAAAGATATAGTTAAACAAAATGTATCTAAAGAGGTTATAACTTTAGTTGATAAATATGAAGCAGCTATAAAAGAAGGTAAAATAAAAGTTCCAGAAAAACCAGAAGATGCTAAAAAATTCACAACTGATTTTAAAGCGGAATAAAACATGATGGCATGAAAAAGCTAGATGTATTGCACATCTAGCTTTTTCAAAACCGCTTATATGTAAATTGCAATAAAAAATATTAATAAACAACTATATGTTTATTAAATCCTTGAAAGGAGGACAATAATGGAAAAAGTCATTGAAATGAAAGGCATTACCAAGGTTTTCCCGGGGACTACCGCTAATGATAATGTGGATTTTACATTGTTAAAAGGTGAAACTCATGTTTTACTTGGAGAAAATGGAGCTGGTAAAACCACACTTATGAATGTTTTATATGGGCTATACCAACCAGAGATGGGACAGATTTTTATAAGAGAGAAAGAACTGAAAATAACTAGTCCTAATGATGCTATAAAGTTAGGAATAGGAATGGTGCACCAGCATTTTATGCTTGTACATAATTTTACTGTTGCTCAAAATATTGTATTAGGGATGGAACCAAGAAAAGGATTAAAAATTGATATTAATAAAGCTATAGAAGATGTTAAAGAAATTGCTAAAAAATATGGATTTAATATAAATCCTAAGGATGTAATTGAGGATATCAGTGTTGGTCAACAGCAAAAAGTTGAAATATTAAAAGCTTTATATAGAGGTGCAGAAATATTAATATTAGATGAGCCAACAGCCGTTTTAACTCCTCAAGAGATTGAAGAGTTAGGACAAATTATAGACAATTTGAAAAAGGAAGGTAAATCAGTAATATTAATTACACATAAGCTAAAAGAAGTTATGAGTATGAGTGATAGAGTAACAATAATAAGAAGAGGAAAAGTAACTGGCACTGTGAATACTAAGGATACATCTATAGATGAATTAGCAGAACTTATGGTGGGAAGAAAAGTTCAGCTAATAGTAGAAAAGAAAGTTAGTGATTTGAAGGGGGAAATATTAAGAGTAGAAGATCTTCATGCTAATGATAATAGAAATCTGCCAGCTTTAAAAGGGGTAACCTTCCAAGTCAATGGAGGAGAAATTCTAGGAATAGCAGGGGTTGATGGGAATGGTCAGACAGAACTTTTAGAAGTATTGACAGGACTTAGAAAACCTATAAGTGGAAAAATAAGCATAAAAAATAAAAATATTTTTGGTAAGACACCTAGAGAAATAATAGATAGTGGGGTTGGACACATACCAGAAGATAGGCAGAGAAGAGGATTGATACTTAAATATTCCTTATTTGAAAACGTTATTTTAGGAGTACATCATAAGGAACCTTTTAGTAAAAATAAAATTATAGACTATAAAGTAGTAAGAAAGTATGCTCAAAGAATAATAAAAGAGTTTGATGTAAGAACTCCTGGGGATGAAGTTTCAGCTTCTTCATTGTCAGGAGGAAATCAACAAAAATTAATTGTTGCTAGAGAAATATCAAAAGATCCAGATATTTTAATAGCAGCACAACCTACAAGAGGAGTTGATGTTGGAGCTATAGAGTTTATTCATAAAAGACTTGTGGGAGAGAGAGATTCAGGAAAAGCTGTTTTATTAGTATCCTTTGAGTTGGATGAAATATTAGCTTTATCAGATAGAATTGCAGTTATGTATGATGGAGAAATAGTAGCTATTTTAGATAGAAAAGATGCAGATGAACAGAAATTAGGTATACTCATGGCTGGAGGAAGTTTAAACGCTGATAATAAAGGAGTGAACAAAATTGAGTAAAAAATCATCCAATAGTAATTTTTTAAATATAATAAAACAATCAATTAAGAGTTTGATATTTCCTTTGTTTGCAATAATAATATCTATATTTGTTGCTGTATTCTTTGTTATGTGGTCTAAAGGATATTCTATAACACAATATTTTTCAGCTTTAACAGATTTATTTAGTATAATATGGGAAGGAAGTTTTGCTACTAAAAGGAATGCTCTTACTACTATTTCCTATGTAACTCCACTTATATTTACAGGTATAGCAAATGCTGTTGCATTTAAATGTGGTCTATTTAACATTGGAGTTGAAGGACAATTTATAATGGGTATGATTTCAGCAGCTATAATTGGATTAATACCAGGATTAAACCCTTTTATTCATATTATTTTAATAATACTTGGTGGTATGCTAGCAGGAACTATATGGGGCGGAATACCAGGTATACTAAAAGCTAAGTTTGGAACAAATGAAGTTATAAATACGATTATGATGAATTATATAGGTATGTACTTTGCAAATTGGATTGTTCAAAAATCTGTATTTTCAGTGGCACCAACATATACAAATACTCCATTGATTCAACAAAGTGCGAGATTGATGCCTTTAAGCAAGCTTAGTAAAGCTAATATAGGTATATTTATTGCAATAGCTTTTGCTATATTAGTTTATTGGCTTTTATGGAAGACTACTATAGGATATGAAATCAGAGGAGTTGGAATAAATCCATCAGGAGCAGAATATGGTGGAATAAATGTAGCTAAAAACATGACACTTGCTATGGTTATATCAGGATCACTTGCTGGTATTGGAGGAGCAACACATTTATCTGGCGTGTTATATCAATGTCAAGATTTTATGGCATTTCCTGGGTTTGGATTTGATGGTATAGCTGTTGCACTTTTGGCTAAATCTAATCCAATCGGATGTATTGCTTCAGCAATTTTATTCGGAGCTTTAAATAGTAGTGCCACTATGCTTCAATTTAATGATATACCAAAAGAAATAGTATTTTTAATTCAATCTATAATAATTATATTTGTTGCAACAGACTATGTAGTTAAATATTTTGCAGATAAGAAAAAGAAGGGAGAGATAATAAATGGATAATACAATATTCCCTTTGGTAGCTTCTACTTTGAGAATGGCAGCACCACTTATATTTACTGCAATAGGAGCGGTTTTCGCTGAAAGATCTGGAGTGGTTAATATAGGATTAGATGGAATGATGATAATGGGAGCTTTCTTTGCCGTTTTGGGTTCCAAAATGTATGGACCTATAACAGGTATATTATTTGCTATGCTAGCAGGTGGAGTTATGGCTACTATTCATGCTTTTTTAAGTATAAATTTAAGGGCTGATCAGATTATTTCTGGTACTGCAATAAATCTTTTCGCAACAGCATTAGCAAGTTTTTTAATAGGACCTATATTTAAAACTGGTGGTCAAACTGATTTAGTTAAAGGACTTTCTTATGATTTACCAGGTTTTTTGGAAAAGGTACCTATCTTAAAAGATTTAAATTGGTTTGTAATAGGAGCTTTTATTTTAGTTTTTGTTGCTAACTTTGTGTTGTTTAAAACTCCACTGGGTTTAAGAATAAGAGCTGTTGGAGAACATCCAAGTGCAGCAGATACTCTTGGAATTAATGTTTATAAAATGAGATATTTATGTGTAATTTTATCAGGTATATTAGCAGGTCTTGGAGGAGCTGCGTTATCTATAGGATTAACACCAGTTTATAAGGATGGGATGGTAGCTGGTAGAGGATTTATAGCTCTTGCTGCAATGATATTTGGTAACTGGAAACCGGTGGGAACTATGTGGGCATGTTTATTATTTGCTTTTGGTAATGCATTCCAAATACAAGCACAAGGTTTTACTATGATAAGATTACCAAATGAACTTTATTCTTCTATACCATATATATTAACAATGTTAGCACTTGCAGGATTTGTAGGTAAAACAACTGCACCTAGAGCTGATGGTCAACCGTATATTAAAGGACAAAGGTAATTTAGATTAGTCTATCTTTTAATAAAAATAAGTTTTAGGATTACTGGGTTATATATATTAAAAACATAGTTGAATTAAAAGATCTAGTGAAAAGATGAATTGAAAATGTATTGTTTTTCAATGACATTTTAAATAGCATTTTTCACTAGATTTTTATTTATGTTAGAAGATTTATAAAATCTAAATAAAAGGAATACTATTCTAAATTTATTTAAAATAAGTTAAATTTATAAATTTCTATTTTTTTTTGCGAAAGCTATTTTAAAATTAGTTACTTTACATTATAATGGAAGTGGGACAATATGAGTAACAGTGGGACAGAAAAAGACCTGAAGGTTAAATAAATATTTAATAAAAACTGTAGAATAATAGATATTATATTTAAATTGTACTTAATAAATAGGTTAATATCAAATTTTTATAAAGTTGTTTATAAAAATGAAAAATTTTTCATTATAAATGGAGGAGATATTGATATGAAATTAAATAAGAAATCTGTAGAAGATATCAATGTTAAAGGTAAAAAAGTACTAGTAAGATGCGACTTTAATGTTCCCCTAAAAGATGGAGTAATTACTGATGAAAACAGATTAGTAGGTGCTATGCCAACAATCAAATACCTTATAGAAAATGGTGCTAAAGTAATACTTTGCTCACACCTTGGAAAACCAAAAGGAGAAGCAAAACCAGAATTATCTTTACAACCTGTGGCAAAAAGACTTTCAGAGATGTTAGGAAAAGAAGTTTTATTTGCAGCTGACGATAATGTAGTTGGAGATAATGCTAAAAAAGCTGTGGCAGAAATGAAAGATGGAGACGTTATTTTACTTCAAAATACTAGATATAGAAAAGAAGAAACAAAAAATGAAGAGAATTTTTCAAAAGAATTAGCTTCTCTTGCTGATGTTTTTGTAAACGATGCTTTTGGAACTGCTCATAGAGCACATTGTTCAACAGTTGGAGTAACTGAATTTGTTGAAGAATCAGCATGTGGATACTTAATTGAAAAAGAGTTACAGTTCTTAGGAGATGCTGTTGAAGCTCCAGTAAGACCATTTGTTGCGATTTTAGGTGGAGCTAAAGTTTCAGATAAAATAAATGTTATAAATAATTTACTTGAAAAAGTTGATACATTAATAATAGGTGGAGGAATGGCTTATACATTCTTAAAATCTCAAGGATACTCAATTGGAAAATCTCTTGTTGAAGAAGACAAAGTTGAATATGCTAAAGAAATGATAGACAAAGCTAAACAAA from Clostridium sp. MB40-C1 includes these protein-coding regions:
- a CDS encoding sugar-binding transcriptional regulator, with the translated sequence MQNHLEIQKKIVPELLELLEKRYNILTTIYYNQPIGRRMLASYLGIGERIVRSEVSFFRKQNLIDINSDGMTVTTEGKEILEKLKEFVHELKGLSEMEEFMRKNLNLKDVIVVPGNVDENELVLDEIGKSAANYLKELLKDRMTIALTGGTSVKKLVDNMSKINDYRHLLVVPARGGLGRKVEVQANTLVAKLAEKLSADYRMLQLLENVDYAEIFAILNEESIKEVQENINNANILIYGIGKADEMAARRGFQQSKIDKLKQAGAVGEAFGCYFDKQGNIIFSTSTAGIKSENTKKIEYRISIAGGKSKAEAIISVQRYNPQNILITDEGAAKEIINIIKNENNDKGND
- a CDS encoding ABC transporter permease; the encoded protein is MDNTIFPLVASTLRMAAPLIFTAIGAVFAERSGVVNIGLDGMMIMGAFFAVLGSKMYGPITGILFAMLAGGVMATIHAFLSINLRADQIISGTAINLFATALASFLIGPIFKTGGQTDLVKGLSYDLPGFLEKVPILKDLNWFVIGAFILVFVANFVLFKTPLGLRIRAVGEHPSAADTLGINVYKMRYLCVILSGILAGLGGAALSIGLTPVYKDGMVAGRGFIALAAMIFGNWKPVGTMWACLLFAFGNAFQIQAQGFTMIRLPNELYSSIPYILTMLALAGFVGKTTAPRADGQPYIKGQR
- a CDS encoding ABC transporter ATP-binding protein — its product is MEKVIEMKGITKVFPGTTANDNVDFTLLKGETHVLLGENGAGKTTLMNVLYGLYQPEMGQIFIREKELKITSPNDAIKLGIGMVHQHFMLVHNFTVAQNIVLGMEPRKGLKIDINKAIEDVKEIAKKYGFNINPKDVIEDISVGQQQKVEILKALYRGAEILILDEPTAVLTPQEIEELGQIIDNLKKEGKSVILITHKLKEVMSMSDRVTIIRRGKVTGTVNTKDTSIDELAELMVGRKVQLIVEKKVSDLKGEILRVEDLHANDNRNLPALKGVTFQVNGGEILGIAGVDGNGQTELLEVLTGLRKPISGKISIKNKNIFGKTPREIIDSGVGHIPEDRQRRGLILKYSLFENVILGVHHKEPFSKNKIIDYKVVRKYAQRIIKEFDVRTPGDEVSASSLSGGNQQKLIVAREISKDPDILIAAQPTRGVDVGAIEFIHKRLVGERDSGKAVLLVSFELDEILALSDRIAVMYDGEIVAILDRKDADEQKLGILMAGGSLNADNKGVNKIE
- the gap gene encoding type I glyceraldehyde-3-phosphate dehydrogenase, which translates into the protein MKKVAINGFGRIGRLALRLMIDNPEFEVVAINDLTDAKTLAHLFKYDSAQGRFNGQIEVKDGAFVVNGKEIKVTAEAKPENLPWGELGVDIVLECTGFFTSKEKASAHVKAGAKKVVISAPAGNDLPTVVYNVNHDILKGEETVISGASCTTNCLAPMTKVLNDSFGLTKGFMTTIHAYTNDQNTLDAPHKKGDLRRARAAAASIIPNSTGAAKAIGLVIPELAGKLDGNAQRVPVITGSITELVCTLGKKVTVEEINAAMKAAANESFGYTEDPIVSSDVIGMNFGSLFDGTQTKIMEVNGEQLVKVASWYDNEMSYTSQLIRTLNYFANLTK
- a CDS encoding BMP family protein; translated protein: MKKRRLVAILATVAVVASLFAGCGGKPENKDNKAAQEQKKDETKKSDIKIGLSTDEGGLNDKSFNQAADMGIKKAEKEFGFEYKALESTKKENFVPHLQTLSTGANSNLTFAIGYQMAEALAEVAKSAQDKNFAIVDFAPDKPEDVLKNVQYLRFNDHEGSFLVGVIAAKTSKTGKIGFIGGKQSPLIGKFEAGYIAGARAINPNIKVDVRYADSFSDSNKGYELAKAEYGSGCDIVYHAAGGVGLGLFKATKEIKDSGKQVWAIGVDQDQVLTVTDANKKPMYADIILTSMIKRVDTATYEAVKEVVEGKFQGGKIRTFSLKENGVGIAPTSRGQIPDDVKDIVKQNVSKEVITLVDKYEAAIKEGKIKVPEKPEDAKKFTTDFKAE
- the pgk gene encoding phosphoglycerate kinase; the protein is MKLNKKSVEDINVKGKKVLVRCDFNVPLKDGVITDENRLVGAMPTIKYLIENGAKVILCSHLGKPKGEAKPELSLQPVAKRLSEMLGKEVLFAADDNVVGDNAKKAVAEMKDGDVILLQNTRYRKEETKNEENFSKELASLADVFVNDAFGTAHRAHCSTVGVTEFVEESACGYLIEKELQFLGDAVEAPVRPFVAILGGAKVSDKINVINNLLEKVDTLIIGGGMAYTFLKSQGYSIGKSLVEEDKVEYAKEMIDKAKQKGVNLLLPIDNVVGAEFDAGTEPVTTEDQNIPEGYMGLDIGTKTAKSYADAVRNAKTVVWNGPMGVFEFSNFAKGTIAVAEAMAEADATTIIGGGDSAAAVNQLGFGDKMSHISTGGGASLEFLEGKELPGIVALSDK
- a CDS encoding ABC transporter permease; the encoded protein is MSKKSSNSNFLNIIKQSIKSLIFPLFAIIISIFVAVFFVMWSKGYSITQYFSALTDLFSIIWEGSFATKRNALTTISYVTPLIFTGIANAVAFKCGLFNIGVEGQFIMGMISAAIIGLIPGLNPFIHIILIILGGMLAGTIWGGIPGILKAKFGTNEVINTIMMNYIGMYFANWIVQKSVFSVAPTYTNTPLIQQSARLMPLSKLSKANIGIFIAIAFAILVYWLLWKTTIGYEIRGVGINPSGAEYGGINVAKNMTLAMVISGSLAGIGGATHLSGVLYQCQDFMAFPGFGFDGIAVALLAKSNPIGCIASAILFGALNSSATMLQFNDIPKEIVFLIQSIIIIFVATDYVVKYFADKKKKGEIING